In Helicobacter mastomyrinus, a single genomic region encodes these proteins:
- the ccsA gene encoding cytochrome c biogenesis protein CcsA, with translation MSIIKSLFCSMKVVLVLMAIYAIACGIATFIEKFDGTMAARYYVYNAFWFEMLHLWLLLSLIGCLIASKAWERKRYASLLLHASFIVIIIGAGITRHFGFEGLMSIREGESANTISTSEHYIFIQVVNPQGDTQYAKIPTFIDDKINSHIKRTIDFFDKPLKLETGELMKDNVPNGIFLLNADMNFLDKDFHIMLVRDGDEAPKKEGITIREIDGYKVYFAWGVDHIPLPFKITLKNFELERYPGSNSPASYASQVEVLDGDRPPMPFRIFMNNVLDYGGYRFFQSSYHQDEGGTILSVNNDPGKNPTYIGYTMLIIGVIWLLFDKNGRFAMLGRFLKTQHFFAFVLCVVLALLTLPQNTYAMPNIAATHEIDSTHTATQETKNMLHLQDIPTMIKALQDSTPLTQEFNKVLVQDFGGRTKPLHTLTNDYIHKITQKNTFLGLNPTQIFLGMIFYPQEWQSVQMIVTKSPKLRQILGTDENQKYIAFNDVFADGQYVLQNYVEEANRKDPALRDTFEKDVISVDERINVAFLIYTGQVLRIFPDSKVENNQWLYPLEAISSAVAAADTVRATQLLHIYKDFAEGMENGLANNQWEQAIKAVQEMRSYQQQYGENTLISDAKVDSEILLNTYNPFHQLIYPYIFISIIFFIVVLSGILTNKPMRALVHKVFYALLFALFVIHTCALALRWYVSGHAPWSNAYESMLYIAWAAILSGVICFRRSNLALCAASFLSGITLFVAHLGSMDPQIGNLVPVLKSYWLNIHVSVITASYGFLGLCFMLGLITLVMFVLRASKINFSSQVKANIDNSILSLSALNEMGMILGLFLLTVGNFLGGIWANESWGRYWGWDSKETWALISIGVYAIILHLRFVFKHNLPFILATASVVGFFSILMTYFGVNFYLSGMHSYAAGEAVPVPLWVKIMVALIFVLILGASRGRQLEMPKIS, from the coding sequence ATGAGTATTATTAAAAGCCTGTTTTGCTCTATGAAAGTGGTGCTTGTGTTAATGGCTATATATGCTATTGCCTGCGGGATAGCGACATTTATTGAAAAGTTTGATGGCACAATGGCAGCGCGGTATTATGTATATAATGCCTTTTGGTTTGAAATGTTGCATTTGTGGCTTTTGCTTTCCCTTATTGGTTGCTTGATCGCTTCAAAAGCGTGGGAGAGGAAGAGATATGCCTCTTTACTTTTGCATGCCTCTTTTATTGTGATTATTATCGGGGCAGGAATTACACGGCATTTTGGCTTTGAGGGGCTTATGAGTATAAGAGAGGGGGAAAGTGCAAATACCATTAGCACAAGTGAGCATTATATCTTCATCCAAGTAGTAAATCCACAGGGTGATACACAATATGCGAAGATTCCCACTTTTATAGATGATAAAATCAATAGCCATATCAAACGTACAATTGATTTTTTTGACAAGCCCTTAAAGCTTGAAACAGGCGAACTTATGAAGGATAATGTCCCTAATGGTATCTTTTTGCTCAATGCTGATATGAATTTTTTAGACAAGGATTTTCATATAATGCTTGTAAGAGATGGCGATGAAGCCCCTAAAAAAGAGGGTATTACAATACGTGAAATAGATGGATATAAGGTTTATTTTGCGTGGGGTGTCGATCATATTCCACTTCCTTTCAAAATTACGCTTAAGAATTTTGAGCTTGAGCGCTATCCAGGGTCAAACTCCCCTGCCTCGTATGCCTCACAAGTAGAAGTGCTTGATGGAGATAGGCCACCTATGCCTTTTAGAATCTTTATGAATAATGTGCTTGATTATGGCGGCTATCGCTTTTTCCAATCCTCTTATCACCAAGATGAGGGCGGCACAATTCTCTCTGTGAATAATGACCCGGGCAAAAATCCTACTTATATCGGCTATACTATGCTCATCATCGGTGTGATATGGCTGCTTTTTGATAAAAATGGACGTTTTGCTATGCTAGGGAGATTCTTAAAAACACAGCATTTTTTTGCCTTTGTCCTGTGTGTTGTTCTAGCTTTACTCACATTGCCTCAAAATACCTATGCTATGCCAAATATTGCCGCCACGCACGAAATAGATAGTACGCATACTGCTACTCAAGAGACAAAGAATATGCTACATTTACAGGATATTCCTACGATGATAAAGGCTTTGCAGGATTCAACCCCACTTACTCAAGAATTTAACAAAGTCCTTGTGCAAGACTTTGGCGGACGCACAAAGCCACTCCACACACTTACAAATGACTACATTCATAAAATCACACAAAAAAATACCTTTCTAGGCTTAAATCCTACACAAATCTTTTTAGGTATGATTTTTTATCCGCAAGAGTGGCAAAGTGTGCAAATGATAGTGACTAAAAGCCCCAAACTAAGGCAGATTCTAGGCACTGATGAAAATCAAAAGTATATTGCTTTTAATGATGTCTTTGCTGATGGGCAGTATGTTTTGCAAAATTATGTAGAAGAGGCTAATCGTAAGGATCCTGCCCTACGTGATACCTTTGAAAAAGATGTGATTAGCGTAGATGAGCGCATTAACGTAGCATTTCTCATTTACACCGGGCAGGTGCTTAGAATCTTCCCCGATAGTAAAGTAGAAAACAATCAATGGCTCTATCCACTTGAAGCCATTAGCTCTGCAGTAGCAGCAGCCGATACGGTGAGGGCAACGCAGCTTTTACATATTTATAAAGATTTCGCAGAAGGTATGGAAAATGGATTAGCAAATAATCAATGGGAGCAAGCCATAAAAGCCGTGCAGGAAATGCGCTCCTATCAGCAGCAATATGGTGAAAATACGCTTATATCTGATGCGAAAGTGGATTCTGAAATCTTGCTCAATACCTACAATCCCTTTCACCAGCTCATATATCCTTATATCTTTATAAGCATTATATTTTTCATTGTCGTACTAAGCGGGATTCTCACTAATAAGCCTATGAGAGCACTCGTGCATAAAGTATTTTATGCCCTCTTGTTTGCATTATTTGTGATTCACACTTGTGCATTAGCTTTGCGGTGGTATGTGAGCGGACACGCTCCTTGGAGCAACGCCTATGAATCAATGCTTTATATTGCGTGGGCAGCTATCCTCTCTGGGGTGATATGCTTTAGACGCTCAAATCTCGCATTATGTGCGGCGAGTTTCCTTTCGGGTATTACACTTTTTGTCGCACATCTTGGTTCTATGGACCCACAGATTGGGAATCTCGTCCCTGTGCTGAAATCCTATTGGCTCAATATCCACGTATCCGTGATTACTGCAAGTTATGGATTCTTAGGATTATGTTTTATGCTAGGGCTTATCACGCTTGTGATGTTTGTCTTAAGGGCTTCAAAGATTAACTTCTCCTCGCAAGTGAAGGCAAATATTGATAATTCTATTCTATCGCTAAGTGCGCTTAATGAAATGGGTATGATTCTAGGGCTATTTTTACTCACAGTGGGGAATTTCCTCGGTGGGATTTGGGCAAATGAATCTTGGGGGCGATATTGGGGCTGGGATTCTAAAGAAACTTGGGCGCTTATTAGCATAGGTGTGTATGCGATTATTTTGCATTTGCGCTTTGTCTTTAAGCATAATCTCCCCTTTATTCTCGCTACTGCTTCTGTGGTAGGCTTTTTCTCAATCCTTATGACATATTTTGGGGTGAATTTTTATCTCTCCGGTATGCACAGCTATGCTGCGGGCGAGGCTGTACCTGTGCCATTGTGGGTAAAAATTATGGTGGCTTTAATCTTTGTGCTTATACTTGGAGCAAGTAGAGGTAGACAGCTTGAAATGCCTAAAATTTCTTAA
- a CDS encoding thioredoxin fold domain-containing protein, which produces MRRITIYAMGGIMGLFLWACSEEQEVKISTGAKNADEILKQAESVDRASYAGLEDVFLDTKHLYTNKDDKLTLFIFARNNCFYCDKLKGDIAQNSQLKQTLQERFLPYYINSSYTKKHILYRGEDTQSFNTHQLIESYVKSPLRPTPTLVFVDTQGKSIYELPGYLPSESMIKILDYMASGKWKGKDVKQINNEIREELL; this is translated from the coding sequence ATGAGACGTATTACAATATATGCCATGGGTGGCATTATGGGCTTATTTTTATGGGCTTGTAGCGAGGAGCAGGAGGTGAAAATCTCCACAGGAGCAAAAAATGCAGATGAGATTCTTAAACAAGCTGAAAGTGTAGATAGGGCGAGTTATGCCGGATTAGAGGATGTATTTTTAGATACTAAACATCTCTATACAAACAAAGATGACAAACTCACGCTTTTTATTTTTGCAAGAAATAACTGCTTTTATTGCGATAAATTAAAAGGTGATATTGCGCAAAATTCCCAGCTGAAGCAAACACTTCAAGAGCGCTTCTTGCCTTATTATATCAATTCTAGCTACACAAAAAAGCATATCCTCTATAGAGGTGAGGATACCCAAAGCTTTAATACCCACCAGCTTATAGAATCCTATGTTAAATCTCCTTTGCGTCCCACACCTACACTTGTGTTTGTAGATACGCAAGGCAAGAGTATTTATGAGCTGCCCGGCTACCTCCCTAGCGAATCTATGATTAAAATCTTAGATTATATGGCAAGTGGCAAATGGAAAGGTAAAGACGTTAAACAAATCAATAATGAGATAAGAGAGGAATTGCTCTAA